A genomic window from Bubalus bubalis isolate 160015118507 breed Murrah chromosome 11, NDDB_SH_1, whole genome shotgun sequence includes:
- the PLA2G4D gene encoding cytosolic phospholipase A2 delta isoform X1, with the protein MERLTPRGPPGHPHQREASTCWRLTVKVLEARGLGWADLLSEADPYVVLQMPTTPGTKFKTKTVTNSSHPVWNETFTFLIQGQVKNVLELTLYDEDTVTQDDAWFKVLYDVSEVLPGRLLRKTFSLRAQGPEELDVEFLIEKMSDRPENLITNNVLVARELSHLDVHVVSTAVATDQDELELVLKGSYEDTQTSALGTASAFCFHYMAAQEAELSVCLRSSISSGWNSGHPAGHLTVPLRSLAMGKEVTIDVPATNAPGVKLQLKAESCPEELAVRLGFDLSVEERDFLSRRKQVVAKALKQVLQLDGDLQEDEVPVIGIMATGGGARAMTSLYGQLLALQKLGLLDCVTYFSGISGSTWTMAHLYGDPEWSQKDLKGPISHVREHLAKSKLETFSPECLATYHRELEQRAEQGRTTTFVDLWGLVLELMLHGQVVDQKLSGQRAALERGQNPLPLYLSLSVKENSLQTLDFKEWVEFSPYEVGFLKYGAFVPPELFGSEFFMGRLMKRLPESRICFLEGIWSNIFSLNLLDAWYDLTSSDDTWKQHIRDKIRDLEVSPASSGTSSWPETLWMQPGTALAQMFKGLLTSRPLYQHSSNFLQGLQMHKDYYAQKDFTTWADCRPDSSPNQLTPQEPQLCLVDAGYFINTSCPAMFRPGRRLDLIISFDYSLSSPFEVLQQTELDFRARGLPFPRVEPSPKDRRQPRECHLFSDPACPDAPVVLHFPLVNASFKDHSAPGVQRGSAELSAGQIDLTGVTSPYSTFNMTYKEEDFNRLVQLSDYNVRSSQNTILQALRTVLKHRAPEARPPRVQT; encoded by the exons ATGGAGAGATTGACACCTAGGGGACCACCTGGCCATCCTCACCAG AGGGAGGCCTCTACCTGCTGGCGGCTCACCGTGAAGGTCCTGGAGGCACGGGGCCTGGGCTGGGCTGACCTGT TGAGCGAGGCAGACCCCTATGTGGTCCTACAGATGCCAACCACACCTGGAACGAAGTTTAAGACCAAAACAGTTACCAACTCCAGTCATCCTGTGTGGAACGAGACCTTCACTTTCCTGATCCAGGGTCAGGTCAAG AATGTTTTGGAGCTGACCCTCTATGATGAGGACACAGTCACGCAGGATGACGCCTGGTTCAAGGTTCTCTATGATGTCTCTGAAGTCCTCCCTGGCAGGCTGCTCCGGAAGACCTTCTCCCTGCGCGCCCAG GGACCGGAGGAGCTGGACGTGGAGTTCCTGATTGAGAAAAT GTCAGACCGCCCGGAAAACCTCATCACCAACAACGTGCTTGTG GCCCGAGAGCTGTCACACCTGGATGTCCATGTTGTCAGCACAGCTGTGGCTACAG ATCAGGATGAGCTGGAGCTGGTGCTGAAGGGCTCATATGAGGACACGCAGACATCTGCCCTGGGCACAGCCTCTGCCTTCTGCTTCCACTATATGGCAGCCCAAGAGGCTGAGCTGAGTGTGTGCCTGAGG AGCTCTATAAGCAGTGGCTGGAACTCAGGCCACCCAGCTGGGCACCTCACTGTGCCCCTGAGGTCCTTGGCCATGGGGAAGGAGGTGACCATTGACGTGCCTGCTACAAAC GCCCCAGGAGTGAAGCTGCAGCTCAAAGCTGAGAGCTG CCCTGAGGAGCTGGCTGTACGTCTGGGCTTTGATCTGAGTGTGGAGGAAAGAGACTTCCTGAGCAGGAGGAAGCAGGTGGTGGCCAAGGCCCTGAAGCAGGTCTTGCAGCTGGATGGAGACCTGCAGGAAGATGAG GTCCCTGTAATAGGCATCATGGCCACAGGAGGAGGCGCCCGGGCCATGACCTCTCTCTATGGCCAACTGTTGGCCTTGCAGAAGCTAGGCCTTCTGGACTGTGTGACCTACTTCAGTGGCATCTCAGGCTCTACATG GACAATGGCCCATCTGTATGGGGACCCTGAGTGGTCGCAGAAGGACCTCAAGGGACCCATCAGTCATGTCCGGGAGCACCTGGCCAAGAGTAAGCTGGAGACCTTCTCTCCCGAGTGCCTGGCGACCTACCACCGGGAGCTGGAGCAGCGGGCTGAGCAGGGCCGCACCACGACTTTTGTGGACCTGTGGGGTCTGGTGCTGGAGTTGATGCTGCACGGTCAG GTGGTGGATCAGAAGCTGTCAGGACAGAGAGCTGCACTGGAGCGGGGCCAGAACCCTCTGCCCCTCTACTTGAGCCTCAGTGTCAAAGAGAACAGTCTGCAGACCCTGGACTTCAAGG AGTGGGTCGAGTTCTCTCCCTACGAGGTCGGGTTCCTGAAGTATGGAGCCTTTGTCCCTCCTGAGCTCTTCGGCTCTGAGTTCTTCATGGGGCGGCTGATGAAGAGGCTCCCAGAGTCCCGGATCTGCTTTCTGGAAG GTATCTGGAGCAACATTTTCTCCCTGAACTTGCTGGATGCCTGGTATGACCTCACCAGCTCTGATGACACCTGGAAGCAGCACATCCGGGACAAGATCAGGGACCTGG AGGTGTCCCCTGCCTCCTCGGGGACCTCCTCATGGCCAGAGACCTTGTGGATGCAGCCCGGAACAGCACTGGCCCAGATGTTTAAAGGCCTCTTGACAAGCCGACCACTCTACCAGCACAGCTCCAACTTCCTCCAGGGCCTCCAGATGCATAAGGACTACTATGCCCAGAAAGACTTCACCACCTGGGCAG ACTGCAGGCCAGACTCCTCTCCCAACCAGCTGACCCCGCAGgagccccagctctgcctggTGGATGCCGGCTACTTCATCAACACCAGCTGTCCTGCCATGTTCCGGCCAGGCCGCAGGCTGGACCTCATAATCTCCTTCGACTACTCTCTATCCTCGCCCTTTGAG gtGCTGCAGCAGACGGAGCTGGACTTCCGGGCCCGGGGCCTGCCGTTCCCCCGCGTGGAGCCCAGCCCCAAGGACCGACGCCAGCCCCGGGAGTGCCATCTCTTCTCAGACCCCGCCTGCCCCGACGCCCCTGTCGTGCTGCACTTCCCACTGGTCAACGCCTCCTTCAAGGACCACTCGGCCCCCG